A window from Thermosipho africanus Ob7 encodes these proteins:
- a CDS encoding energy-coupling factor transporter transmembrane component T family protein has translation MKFAFGRYVPTDSVIHSLDPRSKIVSSFLFIATVLSVSSLYDYIWLFLLFMVIVKLSKISIKIYLRSVKNMLFLIAFATVIQYFVSGIETAAFIALRLIFVVLFASFLTYTTSPLLIARGLADLLKYFGVKKRYREDFSMIMTISFRFIPILFDEVDRIIKAQIARGAKFDQPGIRYKVQGIVAIIIPLLISAIRKAEEISIALQARKYGVFERSSYYVLKWKKIDTYFFTFSILVFLFLFILKIIF, from the coding sequence ATGAAATTTGCTTTTGGAAGGTATGTTCCTACAGACTCAGTTATTCATTCTCTAGATCCAAGATCAAAAATTGTATCTTCATTTCTTTTTATAGCAACAGTTTTGTCAGTTAGTAGTTTATATGATTATATATGGTTATTTCTTTTGTTTATGGTAATAGTAAAGTTGTCAAAGATTTCAATAAAGATCTATCTTAGATCAGTTAAGAATATGTTGTTTTTAATAGCTTTTGCAACTGTTATACAGTATTTTGTAAGTGGTATTGAAACTGCGGCTTTTATTGCATTGAGATTAATTTTTGTAGTTTTGTTTGCATCGTTTCTTACATACACAACTTCTCCGCTACTTATTGCCAGAGGTTTGGCTGATTTATTGAAATACTTTGGTGTGAAAAAAAGATATAGAGAAGACTTTAGTATGATCATGACTATTTCTTTTAGATTTATACCAATTCTATTTGATGAAGTTGATAGGATTATTAAAGCTCAAATTGCAAGAGGGGCAAAGTTCGATCAACCTGGGATAAGGTATAAAGTTCAGGGTATCGTGGCTATAATTATACCATTGCTAATCTCTGCAATCAGAAAGGCAGAAGAAATTTCAATAGCACTTCAAGCTAGAAAATATGGAGTTTTTGAAAGAAGTAGTTATTATGTTTTAAAATGGAAGAAAATTGATACATATTTTTTTACATTTTCAATATTAGTTTTTTTATTTCTTTTTATTTTAAAAATTATTTTTTAA
- a CDS encoding 1-phosphofructokinase family hexose kinase has protein sequence MIFTLTMNPCLDRYIYVDDLKLDDTIRAKKVVDYPAGKGIDVSRVIKELGGISVAISLLGGDTGRKIEEMLDMEGVIYTTIRVSVETRTNIILETNSGQFRISVPTKKVSRKKLETVLEVLNAIVRKEDIIVISGSLPTGVSPDFYTGIIFALKQWGVYVYFDADGEKLKSGLLGGPDVIKPNQHEFERLVGKKIEKFEDFIEQGKKLILEYNLKEILLTLGSKGALLLANDEGYFAKPIDVPVNSAVGAGDSFLAAYVLMRDKGRYEAFKWANAAGNAAVMTPGTELCKKADVLNLLDRVQIERIY, from the coding sequence ATGATATTTACACTTACAATGAATCCGTGCCTTGATAGGTATATTTATGTAGATGATTTAAAGCTTGATGACACAATCAGAGCAAAAAAAGTAGTGGATTATCCTGCAGGAAAAGGAATAGATGTATCAAGGGTTATTAAAGAGCTTGGTGGGATTTCAGTAGCTATTTCTCTTTTAGGTGGTGATACTGGAAGAAAAATTGAAGAAATGCTTGATATGGAAGGCGTTATATATACGACGATAAGGGTTAGTGTAGAAACAAGAACAAATATTATTTTAGAAACAAATAGTGGACAGTTTAGAATAAGCGTTCCAACTAAAAAAGTTTCGAGAAAAAAGCTAGAAACAGTTTTAGAAGTTTTAAATGCTATAGTTAGAAAAGAAGATATTATTGTAATTTCTGGAAGCCTTCCAACTGGTGTTTCACCTGATTTTTACACAGGAATAATTTTTGCTTTAAAACAATGGGGAGTATATGTTTATTTTGATGCAGATGGTGAAAAGTTAAAATCAGGGTTATTGGGTGGTCCTGATGTAATAAAACCTAATCAACATGAGTTCGAAAGGCTTGTAGGTAAGAAAATAGAAAAGTTTGAAGATTTTATAGAACAAGGTAAGAAATTAATTTTGGAGTATAATCTTAAAGAAATATTACTAACTTTAGGATCCAAAGGAGCTTTATTATTGGCAAATGATGAAGGATATTTTGCTAAACCTATTGATGTTCCAGTAAATAGTGCAGTAGGGGCCGGAGATTCATTTTTAGCAGCTTATGTTTTAATGAGAGATAAAGGTAGATATGAAGCTTTTAAGTGGGCAAATGCAGCAGGAAATGCGGCAGTTATGACTCCTGGAACCGAGTTATGTAAAAAGGCCGATGTTTTAAATTTACTTGATAGAGTGCAAATTGAGAGGATTTATTAA
- the fabG gene encoding 3-oxoacyl-[acyl-carrier-protein] reductase yields MRLKDKVCIITGAASGIGKAAALLFSKEGATIIACDMSEENLKVLKEDNPGPGVIDTYVLDVTDRKRINEVVEEVASKYGKIDVLVNNAGITRDALLLKMKEEDWDAVINVNLKGVFNMTQAVAPFMIKAGKGSIINTSSIVGVFGNIGQTNYSATKAGVIGMTKTWAKELARKGAQIRVNAVAPGFIKTPMTEKVPEKIINALNEKIPLKRMGEPEEVANLYLFLASDESSYITGQVIGIDGGLVI; encoded by the coding sequence ATGAGATTGAAAGATAAAGTTTGTATTATAACCGGAGCAGCAAGTGGGATAGGAAAGGCAGCTGCATTGTTATTTTCAAAAGAAGGTGCTACAATAATTGCGTGTGATATGTCCGAAGAAAATTTAAAAGTATTAAAAGAAGATAATCCTGGTCCTGGAGTTATTGATACTTATGTTTTGGATGTTACAGATAGAAAGAGAATAAATGAGGTTGTTGAAGAAGTTGCTAGTAAATATGGTAAAATTGACGTTTTAGTAAATAATGCAGGAATAACGAGGGATGCTCTTTTGTTAAAAATGAAGGAAGAAGATTGGGATGCAGTAATTAATGTTAATCTAAAAGGTGTATTTAATATGACGCAAGCAGTTGCACCTTTTATGATTAAAGCAGGTAAAGGAAGTATTATTAATACATCTTCAATTGTTGGGGTTTTTGGAAATATAGGTCAGACAAATTATTCCGCAACAAAAGCAGGTGTAATTGGTATGACTAAAACTTGGGCAAAAGAGCTTGCAAGAAAAGGTGCCCAAATTAGAGTAAATGCCGTTGCTCCAGGATTTATAAAAACTCCTATGACTGAAAAAGTTCCTGAAAAAATAATTAACGCTTTGAATGAAAAAATTCCATTAAAGAGAATGGGTGAACCTGAAGAAGTTGCAAATCTCTATTTATTCTTAGCTTCAGATGAATCTTCATATATTACAGGGCAAGTAATTGGTATAGATGGTGGATTGGTAATTTAA
- a CDS encoding response regulator transcription factor, with translation MGKRRIMVIDDQPEILELISFTLEKEGYEVVPVEDAEKALEEIKDKEIDMFLVDIMLPGMDGFEFVRNIRSQEKYKSTPVIFLSAKGEEFDKVLGLELGADDYITKPFSIRELLARIKAVFRRMQLSTQVKEEKPKKIVAKDLEIDVDKYEVKIKGKKVNLTPLEFDLLRFLAENEGKVFSRNVLLDKLWGYDYFGDTRTVDVHIRRLRTKIEEDPSNPKYIVTVRGKGYKFRDPGKEE, from the coding sequence ATGGGAAAGAGAAGGATCATGGTTATTGATGATCAGCCTGAGATATTAGAACTTATTAGCTTTACACTTGAAAAAGAAGGATATGAGGTTGTTCCTGTTGAAGATGCCGAAAAAGCTTTAGAAGAAATAAAAGACAAAGAAATTGATATGTTTTTAGTTGATATTATGTTACCTGGAATGGATGGATTTGAATTTGTCAGAAATATTAGAAGTCAAGAAAAATATAAATCTACACCTGTAATTTTTCTAAGTGCTAAAGGTGAAGAATTCGACAAAGTATTAGGTTTGGAACTTGGCGCAGATGATTATATAACTAAACCATTTAGTATAAGAGAATTACTCGCCCGTATAAAAGCAGTCTTTAGAAGAATGCAACTTTCTACTCAAGTTAAAGAAGAAAAACCTAAAAAAATTGTTGCCAAAGATCTCGAAATAGATGTGGACAAATATGAAGTTAAAATTAAAGGTAAAAAAGTAAACCTTACTCCTCTTGAATTCGATCTTTTAAGATTTTTAGCTGAAAATGAGGGTAAAGTTTTCTCAAGAAATGTACTACTCGATAAATTATGGGGTTATGACTACTTTGGCGATACAAGAACAGTTGATGTACATATAAGAAGACTTAGAACAAAAATAGAAGAAGATCCTTCTAATCCAAAATATATTGTAACTGTTAGAGGGAAAGGGTACAAGTTTAGAGATCCTGGAAAGGAAGAATAA
- a CDS encoding NAD-dependent epimerase/dehydratase family protein — MIFITGGSGHLGNVLIRKLLKMDEQVVTLVHPSDKCESLRGLNVKIVKGDVRDYTLVEKLSKDADIIIHLAALISILPWKKKAVYSVNIDGTKNILKVCKKLNKKLIYISSVHAFEEPKPGTVIDENTNIDPSKTSGVYGKSKAFAALEVLNAIKSGLDITTVCPTGIIGPFDFKPSEMGIMFLKYLTNKLKYIIDGSFDFVDVRDVADGIIKLIYLDKRANFYILSNKTFKMTELIHLLNEITGKNIKPKVINTNFAYFLSLFSTTFGYLVNKKPLFTPYSIHTLTRNYTFSHKKATKEINYNPRDIKITLYDTLEWLSNYFLKEKLINPLNLHSIK, encoded by the coding sequence ATGATATTTATTACTGGTGGTTCAGGACATTTAGGAAATGTTCTTATCCGAAAGCTTTTAAAAATGGATGAACAAGTTGTAACACTTGTTCATCCAAGTGACAAATGTGAAAGTTTGAGAGGATTAAATGTAAAAATAGTAAAAGGTGATGTAAGAGATTATACACTAGTTGAAAAACTATCAAAAGATGCTGACATAATTATTCATCTTGCTGCACTTATATCAATACTTCCCTGGAAGAAAAAAGCTGTTTACTCAGTAAATATAGACGGGACTAAAAACATACTAAAAGTTTGTAAAAAGTTAAATAAAAAACTAATTTATATTAGCTCAGTTCACGCATTTGAAGAGCCAAAGCCTGGAACTGTTATAGATGAAAACACTAATATCGATCCTTCAAAAACTTCTGGAGTATATGGCAAATCAAAAGCATTTGCAGCACTTGAAGTTCTTAACGCAATAAAATCAGGTTTAGACATTACCACCGTATGCCCAACTGGTATTATTGGTCCATTTGATTTTAAACCATCTGAAATGGGAATAATGTTTTTAAAATATTTAACAAACAAACTCAAATACATTATTGATGGAAGTTTTGATTTTGTAGATGTAAGAGACGTTGCAGATGGAATTATTAAACTTATTTACCTTGATAAAAGAGCTAATTTTTATATACTTTCAAACAAAACTTTTAAAATGACTGAACTTATACATCTTTTAAATGAAATCACCGGGAAAAACATAAAACCAAAAGTTATAAATACAAACTTTGCATATTTTTTATCATTATTTTCAACAACTTTTGGATATCTTGTAAATAAAAAACCACTATTTACTCCTTACTCAATACATACGTTAACAAGAAACTATACATTTTCACATAAAAAAGCTACAAAAGAAATAAATTATAATCCAAGAGATATAAAAATAACTCTTTATGATACATTGGAATGGCTTTCAAATTACTTTTTAAAAGAGAAATTAATAAATCCTCTCAATTTGCACTCTATCAAGTAA
- a CDS encoding sensor histidine kinase: protein MFLEVSTILITIILLIIIAYFRKKLSKMKIYREALNKLAQLIEEEKDSPPLYIAEKIRKKITKLEEENYDLELSLKNHLTILNNIVDPIIITKKDGTITFANNEARKITRPGIEERKVYEVFEDYYVNQMFDETINNKSLTSGEINIFVNGEKKYYEVKIVPVTLEQNNERFIIVLHDVTQERVLENVRKEFISNVSHELRTPLTSIHGYAEALLEDDLEDKELIRKFLSIIESEAARMTRLINDLLDLEKLESGNTQFVFEKINFTEVLEHVRNIIEPLAKDYQVEVEFVYPDELYLVGDKDRLTQMTLNLVDNAIKYTSLKEKGKKKVTVEAWKENNSIKLVVKDTGVGIPEKAQKKLFERFYRVDKARSRKMGGTGLGLSIVKTIVEKHNGVIEFTSKEGVGTKFVVTLPINREEDNNETV from the coding sequence ATGTTTCTTGAAGTTTCAACAATACTTATAACAATAATCTTATTAATAATAATTGCCTATTTTAGAAAAAAATTATCAAAAATGAAAATTTACAGAGAAGCTTTAAATAAATTAGCACAGTTAATAGAGGAGGAAAAAGATTCTCCTCCTCTTTATATTGCAGAAAAAATAAGAAAAAAAATTACAAAACTTGAGGAAGAAAATTATGACCTTGAATTATCTTTAAAAAACCATTTAACCATACTCAATAACATAGTTGATCCTATTATAATTACTAAAAAGGATGGAACTATTACTTTCGCCAATAATGAAGCACGTAAAATTACTAGACCCGGGATTGAAGAAAGGAAAGTTTATGAAGTTTTTGAAGATTATTATGTCAATCAAATGTTTGATGAAACCATTAATAATAAAAGCTTAACTTCTGGAGAAATAAACATATTTGTTAATGGTGAAAAAAAATATTATGAAGTGAAAATTGTACCTGTTACCTTAGAACAAAATAATGAAAGGTTTATTATAGTATTGCATGATGTAACACAAGAACGCGTACTTGAAAATGTTAGAAAAGAATTCATATCCAATGTATCACATGAGCTTAGAACACCTCTTACTTCTATACATGGTTATGCTGAAGCTTTACTTGAAGATGATCTCGAAGATAAAGAATTAATCAGAAAGTTCCTATCAATTATAGAATCTGAGGCTGCAAGAATGACCAGGCTTATAAACGATCTTTTAGATCTAGAAAAACTTGAATCAGGAAACACACAATTTGTTTTCGAAAAAATAAATTTTACCGAAGTTTTAGAACATGTTAGAAATATAATTGAGCCGCTTGCAAAAGATTATCAAGTAGAAGTTGAATTTGTTTATCCTGACGAGTTATATTTAGTTGGTGACAAGGACAGGTTAACTCAAATGACATTAAATTTAGTTGATAATGCAATCAAATATACTTCATTAAAAGAAAAAGGCAAAAAGAAAGTTACTGTTGAAGCTTGGAAAGAAAATAACTCTATTAAATTGGTAGTGAAAGATACAGGTGTTGGTATTCCCGAAAAAGCTCAAAAGAAATTATTTGAAAGATTTTATAGAGTTGACAAAGCAAGGAGTAGAAAAATGGGTGGAACAGGTTTAGGACTTTCAATCGTTAAAACAATAGTTGAAAAACACAATGGAGTCATTGAATTTACAAGTAAAGAAGGTGTTGGAACAAAATTTGTAGTCACACTACCAATCAACAGGGAGGAAGATAACAATGAGACCGTATGA
- a CDS encoding sodium-translocating pyrophosphatase, giving the protein MFIYLLLPIVGVFLALLNFWSVTKKPEGTKEMIEIAKAIREGADAFISHEYKVVFKISLPIAIILGLLTEWYVSVSFLIGALMSSIAGYIGMKIATRANVRVSNTARVTKDIDKTLKVAFHGGSVMGLSVSSFALLGLGLVFLIFGYQLKKEYLVIVENYLGINFIPFAMTVSGYSLGCSIIAMFDRVGGGVYTKAADMAADLVGKTELKLPEDDPRNPATIADNVGDNVGDVAGLGADLLESYVGSILSAIVLASYIFALSGGIYYETAKKLIFYPFLYTIIGLIGSIIGIYYIIFKKGSGKPHKDLNTALMLSAFLSLAGNFLMTNIFFENVDGLEKFGFRFGKFSPYVSSILGIFSGIIIGLLAEYYTSDEFRPTRELSYKSKEGTAIVISSGMALGMKSVFIPSIFLFISILLADYFSGLYGVAMASIGMLSFVATSVSVDSYGPIADNAGGISEMAKLEPEVREITDKLDMVGNTTAAIGKGFAIGSAALAALSLFASYVFSQTSPGMSVKNIFDFLNLNIINAKTLSGAIIGAALPYMFSGILIESVVKTAALMVDEIRNQVKEKPGILKGTQKPDYEKCIRISASGAIKQMSKPVFIAVFTPIVSGFFLGTEFVGGVLVGTTLSGIMLALFTANAGGAWDNAKKHLEQGKIPGAIKGSNEHSALVIGDTVGDPLKDTVGPSLDILIKIMSVISLILAPLFLKFHIF; this is encoded by the coding sequence ATGTTTATATATTTATTATTACCTATTGTCGGTGTATTTCTTGCTTTGTTAAACTTTTGGAGTGTAACAAAAAAGCCAGAAGGTACTAAGGAAATGATAGAAATAGCAAAAGCTATTAGAGAAGGTGCTGATGCATTTATTTCTCATGAATACAAAGTTGTTTTTAAAATATCTCTTCCAATTGCAATAATCCTTGGATTATTGACTGAATGGTATGTTTCAGTTTCATTCTTAATAGGTGCTCTAATGAGTTCCATAGCAGGTTATATTGGTATGAAAATAGCAACGCGTGCAAATGTAAGAGTTTCAAACACTGCTCGTGTAACAAAAGACATAGATAAGACATTAAAAGTAGCTTTTCATGGTGGTTCAGTTATGGGGCTTTCTGTAAGTTCATTTGCTCTCCTTGGATTGGGATTAGTTTTTTTAATTTTTGGATATCAGTTAAAAAAAGAATATTTGGTAATTGTGGAAAATTATCTTGGTATAAATTTTATTCCGTTTGCAATGACAGTTTCTGGGTATTCTTTGGGCTGCTCAATAATTGCAATGTTTGATAGGGTAGGTGGAGGTGTGTATACAAAGGCAGCAGATATGGCGGCAGATTTGGTTGGAAAAACTGAATTAAAACTTCCTGAAGATGATCCAAGAAACCCTGCAACAATTGCAGATAACGTTGGAGATAACGTTGGAGATGTTGCAGGACTTGGTGCAGATTTACTTGAAAGTTATGTAGGATCTATACTTTCAGCGATAGTTTTAGCTTCATATATCTTTGCACTTTCTGGTGGGATATATTATGAAACTGCAAAAAAGTTAATTTTTTATCCTTTTTTGTATACAATAATAGGTTTAATAGGAAGTATTATAGGTATTTATTATATAATATTTAAAAAAGGCTCTGGAAAGCCACACAAAGATTTGAATACTGCACTTATGTTATCAGCTTTTTTAAGTCTGGCTGGGAATTTTTTAATGACAAATATATTTTTTGAAAATGTAGATGGTCTTGAAAAATTTGGGTTTAGATTTGGAAAATTTTCACCTTATGTTTCTTCAATTTTGGGGATCTTTTCAGGTATTATTATTGGTCTTCTTGCAGAATATTATACATCTGATGAGTTTAGACCAACTAGAGAGTTAAGTTATAAATCAAAAGAAGGAACAGCAATAGTAATTAGTAGTGGCATGGCATTAGGAATGAAAAGTGTCTTTATTCCTTCTATATTTTTGTTTATTTCAATCTTATTAGCCGATTATTTTTCAGGTTTATATGGAGTAGCAATGGCTTCAATTGGTATGCTGTCATTTGTTGCAACATCTGTTTCTGTTGATTCATACGGCCCTATTGCAGATAATGCAGGTGGAATAAGTGAAATGGCAAAACTTGAACCAGAAGTTAGGGAAATAACTGATAAACTTGATATGGTTGGTAATACTACTGCTGCAATTGGAAAAGGTTTTGCAATTGGTTCTGCAGCACTTGCAGCATTATCTTTATTTGCATCTTATGTTTTTTCACAGACTTCACCAGGGATGTCAGTGAAAAATATATTTGATTTTCTTAATTTGAATATAATAAATGCAAAAACACTATCTGGAGCAATAATAGGTGCTGCACTTCCATACATGTTTAGTGGGATTTTAATAGAATCGGTAGTAAAGACGGCTGCTTTAATGGTTGATGAAATTAGAAATCAAGTTAAAGAAAAGCCAGGGATTTTAAAAGGGACTCAAAAACCTGATTATGAAAAATGTATAAGAATTAGTGCATCAGGTGCTATAAAACAAATGTCTAAGCCAGTTTTTATTGCAGTATTTACACCAATAGTTTCAGGGTTTTTCTTAGGTACAGAATTTGTTGGAGGAGTGTTGGTAGGAACTACTTTAAGTGGTATAATGTTAGCGTTATTTACTGCAAATGCTGGTGGCGCTTGGGATAATGCTAAAAAACATCTCGAACAAGGTAAAATTCCTGGAGCTATAAAAGGTAGTAATGAACATAGTGCATTAGTTATAGGTGATACAGTAGGAGATCCTTTAAAAGACACAGTAGGACCAAGTTTGGATATACTTATAAAAATTATGTCTGTAATTTCTTTAATTTTGGCTCCATTATTTTTGAAATTCCATATTTTTTAA
- a CDS encoding thymidine phosphorylase, translating to MRPYDVILKKRNGGKLTKEEIEYMIMGYVNGEIPDYQMSAFLMAIYFRHLDKDERAIFTEIMAKSGDMLDLSPIKGVKVDKHSTGGVGDKTTLVVAPIVASLGIPVAKMSGRALGHTGGTIDKLESIPGFKTSLSLEKFFENVNKYKIAVVGQTANLAPADKKIYALRDATATVDEISLIASSIMSKKLAGGADAFVLDVKVGSGAFMKDISSAKELASAMVEIAKSHNKTAVAVLTNMDEPLGTFAGNSLEVLEAINTLKGQGDEKFRTLCLTLSAWMCHLAGLGSYEKCFELSKEALETGKALEKFREFVKAQEGNEMVVESPEKILPISNKIVEFKASEDGYISSIDTEKVGIACNYLGAGRVKKEDNIDHSVGLEFLKKIGDKVKNGDTLVRLYVSEKSNIDEAMNLLKQAYNISSTKTNPLEIILDIVK from the coding sequence ATGAGACCGTATGATGTAATTTTAAAAAAACGTAATGGTGGTAAATTAACAAAAGAAGAAATTGAATATATGATAATGGGTTATGTAAATGGGGAAATTCCGGATTATCAAATGTCAGCTTTTTTAATGGCAATATACTTTAGACATCTTGACAAAGACGAAAGAGCTATTTTTACTGAGATAATGGCAAAATCCGGTGATATGCTTGATCTTTCTCCAATAAAGGGAGTTAAAGTTGACAAACATTCAACTGGTGGTGTTGGTGATAAAACAACATTGGTTGTTGCACCGATTGTAGCATCGTTAGGAATTCCTGTTGCAAAAATGTCAGGGAGAGCGTTAGGTCACACAGGTGGAACCATTGACAAACTAGAATCAATTCCAGGTTTTAAAACTTCATTAAGTCTTGAAAAATTCTTTGAAAATGTAAATAAATATAAAATTGCGGTTGTAGGACAAACTGCAAATTTAGCACCTGCAGATAAGAAAATATATGCTCTGCGTGACGCTACTGCAACTGTCGATGAAATATCGTTGATCGCATCAAGTATTATGAGCAAAAAACTTGCGGGGGGTGCTGATGCCTTTGTTTTAGACGTAAAAGTAGGTAGTGGAGCTTTTATGAAGGACATTAGTTCGGCAAAAGAACTTGCAAGCGCAATGGTCGAAATAGCAAAATCTCATAACAAAACTGCTGTTGCAGTTTTAACAAATATGGATGAACCACTCGGAACCTTTGCAGGGAATTCTCTTGAAGTATTAGAAGCAATTAATACTTTAAAAGGGCAAGGTGATGAAAAATTTAGAACTCTTTGCTTAACACTTTCTGCCTGGATGTGCCATTTAGCTGGCCTTGGATCATATGAAAAATGTTTTGAGCTTTCTAAAGAAGCTCTAGAAACGGGCAAAGCACTTGAAAAATTTAGAGAGTTTGTTAAAGCACAAGAAGGAAATGAAATGGTTGTAGAATCTCCTGAAAAGATATTACCGATCTCCAATAAAATAGTTGAATTCAAAGCATCCGAGGATGGATATATTTCAAGCATTGATACTGAAAAAGTTGGAATTGCCTGTAATTACTTAGGTGCGGGTAGAGTCAAAAAAGAAGATAATATTGATCATTCTGTTGGATTAGAATTCTTGAAAAAAATTGGCGACAAAGTAAAAAATGGAGATACACTGGTAAGGCTTTATGTAAGTGAAAAAAGTAATATTGATGAAGCTATGAACTTACTCAAACAAGCTTACAATATATCTTCTACAAAAACAAATCCTTTGGAAATTATTTTAGACATAGTAAAGTGA
- a CDS encoding phosphodiester glycosidase family protein — translation MKKLILILQIFIFSGLFFANSLLFQNKAYFFPDKWIDEKILKDIGFKYVKNEKIFMVFNDDLFIGKDGTFTINFDGEYKNAFKIENNELYLNIDFLKEYLNLSVIKKDNLFIYYDTLPLLKSVEFKDNNLTFFFSKEITKEFINLLVDNRDLTIELKPINGNPVIIGNVSFQKNENSFLFFILNNRLKPVPIISFQKNIVKIVLNFTEEDRKTLKDGLEWERKIEVFNEKKYLINYLHIDPKKVEILPIISSNGIGTRQDLREMLKNNNCIAGINANYFDPSTNIPIDLVIKDGKLLSDKYGLRPVFIVTYSNEVFIKRINLEVNIYLDDLLFLVKGVNTNAKGEVLLYTDEYALKIPKDDDKNYFVISNNQIISKEYVEKVPKDSMVLLITKKYDKYLKNIEVGSKVNLTINSDFPFPIKHAIGAGPLLIENGKKLIDSDEEKLRYGNGLALSKTSRTIIAITKEGKVDFIVIEGYNDSPGMNYDIATEFLLEKGYFYAMMLDGGGSSAMVIQDEVVNQDGTIQRGIPVGLGVK, via the coding sequence TTGAAAAAGTTAATTCTTATTCTTCAAATTTTTATTTTTAGCGGGCTATTTTTCGCTAATTCCTTGTTGTTTCAAAACAAAGCTTATTTTTTCCCCGACAAATGGATTGATGAAAAAATTTTAAAAGATATTGGATTTAAATATGTTAAAAATGAAAAAATCTTTATGGTATTTAATGATGATCTTTTTATTGGAAAAGATGGTACATTTACCATAAATTTTGATGGTGAGTATAAAAATGCTTTTAAGATAGAAAATAACGAACTTTATTTAAATATTGACTTCTTAAAAGAATATCTAAATCTTTCGGTTATTAAAAAGGACAATCTCTTTATATATTATGATACTTTACCATTACTAAAAAGTGTCGAATTTAAAGATAATAATCTAACATTTTTCTTTTCTAAAGAAATAACAAAAGAGTTTATTAATCTATTGGTTGACAACAGAGATTTGACAATAGAATTAAAACCGATTAATGGTAATCCTGTGATAATAGGTAATGTTAGTTTTCAAAAAAATGAAAATTCATTCTTATTTTTCATTTTAAACAATAGGCTTAAACCTGTACCAATTATTTCTTTTCAAAAAAATATTGTCAAAATTGTTCTTAATTTTACTGAAGAAGATAGAAAAACGTTAAAGGATGGACTTGAATGGGAAAGAAAAATTGAAGTTTTTAATGAAAAAAAATATTTAATAAATTATCTACACATAGATCCAAAAAAAGTAGAAATACTTCCAATCATTTCAAGCAATGGCATAGGCACCAGACAAGACTTGAGAGAAATGCTTAAAAACAATAATTGCATTGCAGGTATAAATGCAAACTATTTTGATCCATCTACTAATATACCAATTGACTTAGTTATAAAAGATGGTAAACTTTTATCGGACAAATACGGATTGAGGCCTGTATTTATAGTAACATATTCAAACGAAGTATTTATAAAAAGAATTAACTTAGAGGTAAATATTTATCTTGATGATCTTCTATTTCTCGTAAAGGGTGTAAATACAAATGCAAAGGGTGAAGTTTTGCTATATACAGATGAATATGCATTAAAAATTCCTAAAGATGACGATAAAAATTATTTTGTAATATCCAACAATCAAATAATTTCAAAAGAATACGTTGAAAAAGTCCCAAAAGACTCGATGGTTCTTTTAATAACAAAAAAGTACGATAAATATCTTAAAAATATAGAAGTGGGTTCAAAGGTGAATTTAACAATTAATTCTGATTTTCCATTCCCTATTAAGCATGCAATAGGTGCCGGCCCTTTGCTAATCGAAAATGGGAAAAAATTAATAGACAGTGACGAAGAAAAATTGAGATATGGTAATGGTCTTGCACTATCAAAGACCAGTAGAACTATTATTGCAATTACAAAGGAAGGTAAAGTTGATTTTATTGTAATTGAAGGATATAATGATTCACCTGGAATGAATTATGATATAGCAACAGAATTTTTACTTGAAAAAGGATATTTTTATGCTATGATGCTAGATGGTGGTGGATCAAGTGCTATGGTAATACAGGACGAAGTTGTAAA